AGTGAGAACGCAGATGCGATTTGAGAGCTCTTGCTTGTGTAAATCTCTTTTCACACAGATCACATgtgaacggcttctctccagtgtggatcctggTGTGGATCTTAAAGGTTTTTTTATTCGCAAAACTCTTTCCGCAGTGAATACATGAATAGGGTCTCTCTCCAGTATGAGTTCGCCGATGTTCTTGAAAGTTTCTTTCATATTTGATACTCTTTCCACAATAATCGCACATGAatggcttttctccagtgtgaactctcatgtgaactTGAAGATTGTGTTTGTAGTTGAAagtctttccacactgagggcaggCGAAAGATTTTTTTGGCCTTGGCTCTGGTTGTTCTCCAGTTTCGACATGATGGTGTTTCTCCTCCGCTTCATTCAGTTCTTCATCCTCATTGTTCTCATCCATCAGGACTGAAAttcaagtacaaaaaaaaaaaaaatctcagtaaaaacaaacaaatcaaataaaaaatgtaaagatatatataaaaaaaaaaaccactaaTGTGATCAAAATAAAGTTCAACTAGTTGTCGCAACGGTTATTgaagttaaaccatggtaaccacaaattaaccatggttttgcaaCATTAAATAGTATAACCATGATTTTGTAGTAACACTGTAGTTTTACAAATAGTAATCAATAGAGCTAGGTTTTGACACAAAATTACATTCGCTTCTGATTCACAAGCTTGCAATTCGATTCAATTCCCGATTCGATATtgattattttggatatatatcaGGTAGAATACATGCCAAATTTTCTCAAGGAGAAAAATATCTCTGTAAAATATACTTGAGAGTCAGGTGGTACTACACTACTATAACATCTAAAGTTAAAATGAACTGATTTGTGAATAATCGCTTAAATGACACTCAATTAATTTACAACTGCATAATTATATTTCTACtccagttatttttttttttaatatatatatataaacattaaatgttggctttttattttgacagaaattaaatgaagaacagtaaaaaataataatgaaaatgtcataTGATGCATGTATTTAGCTAAATGCTCCTCTCTAGAGTTCATTTTTATAACTGATTAACGAGGTCACCATGtttttttctgaggtaaatgtaaGGTTACATGTTTACCATCTGTTATACTGATGTCTTTGCGCGGTTGAAACACTGAGCGATCACACGAGACAGGAATCGGGTTTTTGGTAAGTTATAGCCTACTCCTCCTTTTAACATACCTTGGAtgattattcatgtttattttgtgctgaaaCTGGTATTAAAGTGGCGGAGATGATCAGTTTGTGCTGCTGCTTCTCTTGAACCGAGGTGCCACGGTGATCTGTCACTCAACAGcgccaaaacggtatttattgtttgaatacttCAATAAAATAGACataatttgaaatctgagaccttcatatcaaaagtaacaaagccTATTGCGATTTATGGGAGGTGCACAATGTTCAGTTTATTAACTGAAAACAGGCTAATCGAGGATTTAAGAATCGATATTGTTTCGTAAAAATGAGAATcaattagaatttaaaaataaaatatatatatatatttttttttacccagccctagtaataaatccatcaaaaaataaaataaatttcaattaataaaaccatggttaattttcttaAACCCTGTGACACTATGCGCCTATTATAGGAGTAGCTTTCATTAAACTAAACAATCAAGGAAAGGTTCACATCATGAAGGCAATAGCATTTTCATAATCAAGATttattctttgtattttttctttatgcACGCAGTGCATTATTCATGggatatatattaaatagaacGAACAGACCAGAAATACACAGTATATGTTGTCTTTTTTCGTGTTATTACAGCGAAATACAAAGGAAAGAGAAAATAATCAGGAGGAAAGGATGCAGCAGACTGAAAGGAGGATTCTTGTTATATGTCGCATTTAAATATCAAGCGTTACCGTTATTCTCATGACTTCTTAAAATACATGAAGTCAAATTTACATCTCATTAACTCAAACTGACGAGTGAGTATTATTTGTAGCGCAAAATTAcgattttaaatgattttttttttctcggtaTTTATGAACAGATCGTCCACAAACCGGAAGTGCAGTAAACTAGTTAGAAAAAAAGGTGTATAAAATAAAACGACAGAGATGACACTTGAACCGAGAGAAAATTTGCAATGTGTCACGCCACATATAAGagcataaaaaaatacaagtattaatattacttaataGCACGTAACTCAATGCAAGTGTTTGACAGCAGGGGCTGTGCAGATAATGGGTAGTTATGTTTAATTCACACATAAACGAAAAACACACAGATCGatcttgggatttaagaatcgaGATCGTTCAAATGGAGATCGCGAGGCATCAGAAATAATGATTTTCACTTACCCTGAATGATACACCAATCCAGTCAATCATAACCTAGATACAAGTTGCGTTCATCGCATCGTTCTTCTTTCATTTTTATGGTGAGTGACAAACCAATTTGTGGTGCATTTGCGCCTCCTACTGGACTGGAGCGTGAAGAATATTGCGATTTGACTGATACTCGGTATTCTTCTGTTCACCTGATCCAAAATACTATCAAAAACAGTAATGCTATTACAGATTTCTATgcgaatatattgtaaaatgcatttgattgctgtgatcaaagctgaattttcagcatcattactccagtaatTTAATCGAgtgaaactaaaactaaaacaatctTTAGTACATCAGGCTGTCCTAGAGCTGAATAAAGTACAcgtaaagtgtatttttttctctctattgTATTTACTGTGTCTATGTCTATTGtgaattgtgttttgtttgtagAGTGTGCAGAAAACATACTGttatcctatctatctatctatctatctatctatctatctatctatctatctatcgcagtcttcagtgtcacttgatccttcagaaatcattctaatgccgatttgctgctcaagaaactattttaatatcactttctTTCAAGATAagtactgaccacaaactttttaaCAATAGTATATACGCACACGGAAATGAACCTGATTTTAATAGACAATAGATCAAGCacaataaaacaagacaaagaaaatgaaacaaaagaacatcacaaaataaacaagtaaaataCAGTTTAAGGTACCCTATTCAATTACAgagataatgcattatattgCTTCATTAATTTcagtaatacaaaaaaaaaaaagaaaagaaaaaaagacagttCCTTGTGAAATATGCAagtatgtcattatttttaatctccTTTATGAAATAATTAGTTCCTtgaaaatcaaaagaaaaaattgtGGTTGTTATATAGGAGTAAAACATGCAAAACCTTTGTGTGATTTCTGGTACATACAGCTagtttcattactggatgaatctcccatttttgtacaaatatcttgaatgaatgaatgcttctatgacaaataaattttttaagtcCCTcgttgccacctactggtgtaacGATGCAATATAATCATTATGTGGAGTTACTCGAGACTTGACTTTGATCTCTGATCTCTCATAACATAAAAATTGATGCCAGAGATTGTCTTACTACAGGGAGATGAGAGGGTCTGTATTATTACTATTGGAGAAAGTGTAACGGCTAACTTGAATCACGTGtgccttaaaaataaatcacattacaACCTTGACGTCACtgaatttcagtcagagttGTGCGACACTCAATCACCGTTTACGGATACCATAGGAATGAATGGGAAGAGCTGTAAGCGGAGTCCTATAAAAAGTCAGCGATTTGTCttataaaacagtaaaacattgAAGATTAGCCAATAGGCTGTCGATTCATTAAATGATAAGCTGTTTCCTCTAAAAAGCTTTTTATTCAGCATATTGAAGCCTCtcctccattgacatccattaaagaataaacaaacaaacaaacaaaaaccaccTCTGGTCTCCTTTCCGTTAGCATTAGCCAACGCTTCGTTAACatgtttacttttattacatATTGAAAAAACACATATTTGCCAGATATTGAAATTTGCAAAAATGACAGGAAAAGCAATTCTGTAAAGTGAGCAGTATTCCGCTGTTTGTATGATCTTATCATTTCTGTTTCATGTAGAGTAAAacaacagattttttaaaaagtagttactttttatttgttcatgtgcaaaacatttttaatgaggCATGTATGTACCTGTTTGTAAGGTATTTAAAATACTAACACTACCATTTCAAAGtctggaataattaagattgtttaatggttttaaattaagtttcttctgctcacaaaggtagcatttatttgagaaaattacagtaaaaactatattttgaaattttattactatttaaaatagctgttgaatatattgtaaactgTGATTTATTactgatcaaagctgaattttcagcatcattactccagtcttcagggtcacatgatccttcagaaatcattctgattttgctgctcaatatcgctttctttcaagaaaaaaattgctgaccccaaacttttgttttctacacacacacatctcttaGAAAGTCCTGGTTTCTGAAGATAAAAAGCTTATTGTGACAACACAGAGTGATGTTTCTTCTTAtgactcagcagctgatttgaTTGgttgaaactcttcccacacgcAGTGCAGTGATATggtttctctccggtgtgaatcctctcatgcgCTTTCAGGGTTCCTGAGCGAGAGAACCTCTTGTGGCAGTGCGAACACttgtacggtttctctccagtgtgaatcctctggtGCAGTTTCAAGTGCGTGACTGATATAAACCCATTCCCGCACTCAAAACACACATGAGTTCTCACACCGGTGTGTATCTTCTGATGCTCTTTAAAACCATCCAGTCGtgcaaaactctttccacacagagAACACAAGTATGGCTTCTCCTGCATGTGAACTTGCAAGTGTCTCTTTAGTATGGATGATGAAAGAAACGTTTTACCGCATTGGTCGCAGTTAAACGGCCTGACAGCAGAGTGAGTGTGAAGATGTTCTTTAAGACTGCTAATATGcgtgaagctctttccacattggacacaattgtACGGTCTCTCTCcggtgtggatcctcatgtgctCCTTAAGGTTTTCTTTATAGGTGAAACTCTTTCCGCAGTGATCGCATGTGTGCGGCTTTTCTCCgctgtggattttgatgtgccTCCTAATGGCTCCTGAGAGTGCAAAACCTCTTCCGCATTGAGGACACATgaacggcttctctccggtATGAATCCTTATGTGCCTGTTCAGGCCTGTTTTGTATGCGAAACTCTTGCCGCATTGGTCGCAcgtgaacggtttctctccgGTATGAACTCTTATGTGATCCACGAGGTTCCTTTTACACCTGAAACACTTCCCACACTGAGAGCAAGTGAAGGGTTTCTCGCCGGTGTGAATTAGCATGTGGCGCTCAAGGCCGATTTTTTGCGTGAAACTCTTTGCACATTGAGGgcagatgaaaacttttttgGCTCTTTCTCGTTTTtgggatttattattattatcagtcagTGAACAACTCAATGATTTTTCTCCGGGTATGAAATTATGTTTCTCCTCAAGCAGTTCTTGACTTTCCTCTTTCACTTCCATCAGGTCTACATGAACATAGgatattaaatcattaaaagagTCACAAAACAAACGCTTTGCTCTAGATTTAGTAAATTCGCACAGCCACTATGGTTTTCTAACTTCCAAATCTGGTATTATTTGCTGGTTTAATTATGTTATTGCAAAGCTCTTTTGATTGTTCAAACTACACCTACTGAAGTCCAATGAACTGCATGCAGCTTGAATGTTCTTCAGCCTCACTGATGAAGGATCAAGAATAatcaccaacctgtttgttcttcagcgtgtttcattctgcagggttctggatctctcatgtTCTCATGGtccttcaataaactctgtctttgcagatttcatttttttcctggTGGACTGGATGCTCATCTTCAATGTTCCAGCATTTATTGGTGAATTGTTAGAGAAACGTCACTGAAGATGTGATTGTTACCACTGCACAGTAAATCtgccaaaaaaataaaccaattaCAATACATTAATTTTTCCCCTAATtctcacattatttatttaatttgtatatgaTCTAAATATCTATCATAAATTCTTACACATTCTTAGATTTATCTGCAccttaattaataaatgtattaggGAATATAGAACGAATGTATTGTtcaaacaacattacaaactcgTGAATTATTGTTTGGAATCAATCCCTTTACTGAATTAACTCATCTATAAAAGTGATGAAATCAGTGAAATCATTAAATGAACTGTGTGTTATCTTTACTTTCAGCTATGTCCtactcaaaacaaaacaagtttcATATACGTACTTCGGGAAATTGATAGCGTAATACTGACCGTTGCGTTAACCGATCGACCGTTACTGCCGTTTTCAAACAAAGAGCGGGAAACGCTGAAAATTACCTCAACAAAATCTCTTTTGATAATCATTTGCTAGCTCTCACTATAAGACTCTTGGAAtcattgtaaatattatttatttccattCATCACTTTTCAATTCAAACATGTACCGTTTTATTCAGTATATTGCCGCCGACATATGAAATTGATTGTGAGtatgaaacattaaaataaatatgctcCATGATTTccatatagaaaaataaaatcttggTATCCTAGActttttataatgatataaataatataaacatgtcGCTGACAGCATCTTTGTTTACACTGCAATCTGACACCACTTAAAATAAGAATATCAAAATGAAACCTACATCTTCTTCACAGCTCCTCCAGCATCATCTTCTTCTACGTTTCATTGCGGGACACAAAACAGTCGAAGGTACGTTTCCGCCACCTACTGGATTACTTTTGGGAACAGCTAAGATTCTCCTCCACTCTCACCAACTTTTTGCTTTTGAATAATGCTTCATGTTAGCCGCTAGGTGTCAgcacaacataaacaaaaatactgggtgactttttatttttttgtcagaaAGCAGAATAAAGAGGAAAGAAACTGCAGCTAACACAAGAAGATTGTTGCAAGATCAGTTGCAAGATTATAAGAGATGCACGTGTATTATACCATAATTTAGTAATAGCCCAAACAGTCataaccctgctgaaaaaaaaaaaacaaataatagaaaccatcacagaaaaatTCATCAAAATTTCAGaagacattcttcaaaatcaataaatgctttgatagaaaatgttgaacaGCAGGGTTAGTGAATTAAAGTGAGTTGACATCTGGTCATGTGATTTATAATGAAGACAAACACAGTATAGACCTGGTCATAGAACGGTTTATTTACAGTATTCATATGCAATGTTGGTCACTTTCATTCCTTTTGGGATTCAGATTCCCTCATGCATTTTCCATGTGAATCAGTAGATGATTTGATCACTTATTACCAGATGGCTCTCAGTGGTGTGGCTTTTCTCGTGTGCTTTTAGGTGCGGCGACTGAGCGAAACTTTTCCCACAAAGGGAGCACttgtacggtttctctccagtgtgaatcctctggtGCTGCTTGAGCTGATCGGATGTAATAAAAGCCTTCCCGCATTCATAAcacacatgatccttcacacCACTATGGACCTCCTGATGCCTTTTAAAGCAGTCCACCCGtgcaaaactctttccacacagagAGCACAAGAAAGGCTTCTCACCTGAATGAACTCTCAAGTGTCTCTTCAGTGCAGACGCAGTAATAAAATCCTTACCGCATTGATCACAGTTAAAAGACCTCTCTGCGGCGTGAGAGAGCTGGTGATCTTTGAGGCCGTTGATGTGTCGGAAACTCTTCCCGCATTGTTCGCAACTGTAAGGTCGCTCGCCAGTGTGGATTGTCATGTGAAACCTGAGCTTTTCCTTGCGTatgaagctctttccacactcTTGGCACGTGTGAGGCCTTTCTCCAGTGTGGAGTTTAACGTGCCGCTGTAGGTTTGTGTTAGTTGTGAAGCTCCTTTCACAATGCAAGCACACGTAAGGCTTTTTTCCAGTGTGGGTTATCATGTGCCTCTTGAGTCTCGTTTTACACGCCAAACGCTTTCCGCACCATTCACAagtgaaaggcttctctccggtgtggattTTTACATGCCTGTCGAGTCTTTCTTTACATGCGAAACTCTTTGCGCACACAAAACACGCGAACGGTTTTTCTCCGGTGTGAATTCTAATATGCCGCTCGAGTCGTGATTTACCTGCAAaacactttccacactgagggcagaTGTAAGACTTCTTGATTTTGGCTGTTTTTTGTGAGAGAGTCAAAGGTTTTTCGTCAGTGATGGAGTGATGATGTTGCTCCTCCACCTCATTCAGGTTTTTACATTCCTCTTTCACGTCCATCAGACCTAAATGAACAGAAGTTGTTAAACTGGGAGGGGAAAATATGTGAAAACCAAAAAGCTACACACTCaaatgtgaccttggaccacaaaaccagtcataagggtcagttttttaaattgagatttatacatcatccgaaaactgaataaataagctttccattgatgtatgatttgtcAGGATATGACAAGCGATACAACTGGCTGAgatacaaccatttaaaaatctggaatctgagggtgcaaaaaaaaataaagaaaatcatctttaaagttgtccaaatgaagttcttagcaatgcatattactaatcaaaaatgtaagttttgatacatttatgctaggagat
The sequence above is a segment of the Onychostoma macrolepis isolate SWU-2019 chromosome 22, ASM1243209v1, whole genome shotgun sequence genome. Coding sequences within it:
- the LOC131530166 gene encoding gastrula zinc finger protein XlCGF8.2DB-like — its product is MRDPEPCRMKHAEEQTDLMEVKEESQELLEEKHNFIPGEKSLSCSLTDNNNKSQKRERAKKVFICPQCAKSFTQKIGLERHMLIHTGEKPFTCSQCGKCFRCKRNLVDHIRVHTGEKPFTCDQCGKSFAYKTGLNRHIRIHTGEKPFMCPQCGRGFALSGAIRRHIKIHSGEKPHTCDHCGKSFTYKENLKEHMRIHTGERPYNCVQCGKSFTHISSLKEHLHTHSAVRPFNCDQCGKTFLSSSILKRHLQVHMQEKPYLCSLCGKSFARLDGFKEHQKIHTGVRTHVCFECGNGFISVTHLKLHQRIHTGEKPYKCSHCHKRFSRSGTLKAHERIHTGEKPYHCTACGKSFNQSNQLLSHKKKHHSVLSQ
- the LOC131530168 gene encoding gastrula zinc finger protein XlCGF8.2DB-like produces the protein MDVKEECKNLNEVEEQHHHSITDEKPLTLSQKTAKIKKSYICPQCGKCFAGKSRLERHIRIHTGEKPFACFVCAKSFACKERLDRHVKIHTGEKPFTCEWCGKRLACKTRLKRHMITHTGKKPYVCLHCERSFTTNTNLQRHVKLHTGERPHTCQECGKSFIRKEKLRFHMTIHTGERPYSCEQCGKSFRHINGLKDHQLSHAAERSFNCDQCGKDFITASALKRHLRVHSGEKPFLCSLCGKSFARVDCFKRHQEVHSGVKDHVCYECGKAFITSDQLKQHQRIHTGEKPYKCSLCGKSFAQSPHLKAHEKSHTTESHLVISDQIIY